From Neofelis nebulosa isolate mNeoNeb1 chromosome 14, mNeoNeb1.pri, whole genome shotgun sequence:
TAGCAACAATATTAATATTGTTACTTccaatataaattaatataaattggCTTCCAGTTTGTGAACGTGGGgcgtttttctgtttatttagatcttctttaatttctttcaaaaatgtttgtagtttggggtgtctgggggggctcagtcagttaagcgtcctacttcacctcaggtcacgatctcacagttcatgggttcaaaccccgcatcgggctctgtgctgacagctcggagcctggagcctgcttccgattctgtgtctccctctctctctgcccctcccctacttgtgctctctctctctcaaaaaaacaataattttttttaaaaatgtagttttcagGCAATatgctttgcatttctttttttttcctttattcatttttgagaaacagacagagtgcgagtggcggggtgggggggcagagagagagggagatacagaatccgaagcaggctccgggctctgagctgtcagcacagagcccgacgcagggctcgaacccacagaccgtgagatcatgacctgagccgaagtcagatgcttaaccaactgagccacccaggggccctacatttcttttgttaaatttatttctaaatattttattcttttgatgctgttttttatttttgaaatattcattGTCAATGTTTGGAAATACAGTTGACTTTGTAGACCCTGATGAATCTGGGACTCTCTGTATCCTGAGGACCACACAACCCTTGTTCAGATAGTGACATGCTATCTGATTGAATTTTGGATCTTGTATGGCTCTCTCAGTGGCCACAGTTTCTATGGTCATTCTACGGACGCTTCCTTCTGTGGTCAGATTAAGCTCTCGGTGGTTGAAGGCACAGACAGATCTCAGTTCCTATCCTGACcaatttctttttcatcaccaagtttCATCTCCACTCGCATACacaccattttcttcttctttatggAACACTTGCTGTGGCCCATGCACTGTTCTAGGAGGAGGGACACAGTGGCCCACAGACCCACCCCTGCCCTTACGAGGCGTCCGTTCTAATGGGGGGAGACGGGTCAAACCGTAAGTCAGTGTAGAGCATCCACAGCCTCTCAGGAGGAAATAGCGCAGGAGAAGGGAGCGGGACGGCTGGGGTGAGGGGACTGGTGATTTCGGGTGGAGGGCCTCACCGAGGAGGTCACGAATGACGAATGGCGAATGACGGCATGGGTGGAGCGCGGGGCCGCCACGCAGCGGGCAGAGCGCTCCAGGCCGAGGGAGCAGTCAGCGCACAGACGGAGGCCTGCGTGTGCCCGGAGCGCTCACGGAGCAGAAAGGAGCCCCAGGGGCAGAAGCAGAGTGTGCAAGGAGTGTGCAAGGAGTGTGCAAGGAGTGTGCAAGGGGGAGACGGGGagaactgaggtcagagaggtgacaGGCCAGATCATGGAGGGCCCCGAATGATCTAGCTCTAAAAACAAGATGGTGAGCTGACGGGCACTTTAACTGGTACGCACTGGCAGACGTTGGAGGGGGAAAGCTGGCATCAGGAGACCAGCCGGGAGGTTCCTGAGACAGTCTGGCCGGGCACCATCGGTATGGACCAGGGCGAGGCCGTGCAGGGGTGCACGTGCGCGTCTCAGGGCCCACGAGCAGGTGCGGCAAGCAGGCCGGAGGCGGGGTGTGCCTGATGACGAGTGTTGGGGCTGACTGCACCGTCTGGGGTCCAGCCTGAGGGGCCAGCGGGGCGTGGAGCCGGTCCCCGGTGCCCACGACACATGGGCGCGCCGAGGACGAGCAGACTCGGGGAGCCTGAGGCGCCCCCGGGAAGGCAGATGAGGCGGGGCCGGCAGCACCTGGAGGAAACCAGGTCACCGGGAGCCTGATGCCAAACCAAGACGGGATTTCACGGAGGAGGAGCGCTCCGCTGTGTGAGCACCACCCACGAGGACGGTGGGGCCTGAAAACCGGCGGCGGGTTCTGCAGTGTGGGGCCGCCGCTGCCCTCAGTGAGTGTCcgggtggaaggagggagaaagccTGGCCGGAGAGGGtgtaggaggaagaggagaaaatggagggagATGACGAGTGGGGACGTCTTAGAGGGACACGGAGGAGAGACGTGGGGGGCCAGCCACGTGGGAACCTGATCCCCAGGTCTGGGGGGGGCCTGGTTGCTCTGGGGGGGGGCACCACTGGACGCTCCTGCGGTTCTCGACTGTGCGGCTCCTCTCCCACATCATCCGGACCCTCAGAGGAGACAGCCCAGCAGGACAGACGCCCCGGGTCCCACCTTCGTCCCTACTTCCTCCTGCCGTCCTCGGCTCCTTGAGGCCCTCCCCTAACCTGCGCCCCGCTGCCCTTCCCTTTCGGGCTCTTCCTCCCCACGGCTCCTTCTCTTTGGCCCACACTTTCATTGTCTCTTTGATCCTAAAGCAAAAATCTCCAAAAAGCCAAAACCAGAAATCATGGAAGAACCAACCGACTGGTTGACTTGATTGTGCAATTTTAATGTATTCGTTTggaaaacacaagcaacaaaacttGACACAAAAGTAAAGTGACCGGACCTTTTGCCACACGGTCCCTGGGCAGACGTCTGAGCAACAGCCCAGGGACTTCCGGGGGGGAATGCCACAATGTTTCTGAGGGGTCTTAAAGAAGATAGATTTAGCAGTGTGCATTAAGGACCTCTAGGATGTCTACTTTCAGGGCGAAGAATCGATAAGAAGGACTTTTGTAGTATAACCTCAGCATCACTCACCGTCAGGGAGATGCCCAGACCACAAGGAGCcatcgcctcacacctgtcagaacggaaTCAACGACACCAGAAGCCACAGGCgtgggcgaggatgtggaggaagctGAATCCTTtcgccctgctggtgggaatgcaaactggtgcagccgctctggagatcggcatggggggggggtcctcaaAACGTTGAAAACAGAGCTACTCttcaacccagcaattgcactactaggtatttacccaaaggatacaaaaatacagattcgatgCCCCAGTGTTTgtggcagcactttcaacaatagccaagttatggaaagagcccaagtgtccgtcgactgatgaatggataaagaagacgtgtaTATACACACGacggactattactcagccatgaacagaatgaaatctcgccatttgcaataacatggacgAAGCTAGAGAGTATTGTTCTAAGCAagataagtctgtcagagaaagacgatgtgatttcactcacatgtggcatttaagaaacaaaccaaacgagcaaatggggggggggggggaagaaagaaagagagagagaaacggagaggCAAAgcgagaaacagactctgaactccAGAGAAGACACTGgaggtcaccagaggggaggggagtggggggcgggtgAGCTAGGTGTGGTGGGGGTTAGCtaggtggtgggggtgggcaaactaggtggtggggggcaggtgaGCTAGTGGTGGGGGATGAAGGGGTGCACTTGTGATGTATGGAAGGGACGGTTTTCTATGTTATTTTCCAAaatctaatattacactgtttgtTAAGTGACTGGAATTGAAattgaaaacttaataaaaaaaagatttaggtaGTAGAATTAGTTGTCATTGGGAAAATTGGAGTCAATTTGATGCCCATCAATCGAGGAGGCTCCACATGGTGGCAGGTGGGGGAGCTGGGAACCGCAGCGGCCACGGAGCAGCGTCCTCAGAGAAGGGTGCTGCTGGAAGGCCGCGTGGGGGCCCAGCCGGACGACAAGTGGACGGAAGGACACGGGCGACAGAGAAGGCCCAGGAGCAAAGAATGGAGTTTACGGTTTTAAGTGATTGAAGGAGAATCAAAGGAATACTATTTCTGGACATGCAGAAAGTACCCAAAACTCAAACATCAGTGTCtctgaataaagttttattggtacaGACCCACCGTATTAGTTTCCATGATGTCTGGGGCCACGCTGGTACCACAGCCCCCAAGGTGATTGGTCACAAGAGAGACCAGACGCAAAACTGGCCGTATTCACCGCCAGCCCTTAATAGACAAGGTCCGTCTACCCCTGATCTATAAACTCACGGAGAGAGTCTTCAAGGCAACACGGAGCTTTTCATCACACCTAACGGCAGGATGACAGGACTACGACGGTTTCTAATCTTTCTTTGGGCTTTTCCGTAGCTCCATTCTTTCTCTGTAGTGAGCGAGCGCGTGACGCCTAACGACAACCGCCTAACTGGCAGTTTTCACACTGCGCCCTCCCCCAGCTTCCGTGCCCCCAGGGGTCTTCTCCCCCAAAACAGTGGTCATTCAAGGGCTCGCTCCTCAGGAACCCAAGGGAAATGGGCTGTCTGCCCCCTGACCCCCGCCCAGGGATCCAGGAGTATGAAGCAGCCGTGTCTGGGCCAGCCTGCCCTCTTGAACCTGCATTCGCTATTCCCGGGGACACTGCGGGCAGGCAGGGACGAGCCACCATCGGTGCCGCTGAGGCTCTGTGCCTGTCCCAGCTCTGGCCTCCCTGAGGGTCCCACACCTGGTGCAGCTCTGCTGTCCCCACAAGGACAGTGGTCAGGAGGCCCGGGGCCCACTGCTCCCCACCAGGGAATGGATGGGTCCACTTGGCCACCTGGGGGACCACCGTCAGGAGACCCTCCTCAGTGAGGGGTCAGTAGCTCAGTGCAGTGGGCACATGGAGGGCTGGGCAGCTGTGGAAGGTCCCTGTGACTTGGTGGGGGGGCAGGTGTGCAGAGAAGTGAGCCCAGGGGGACAAGGCTGCCTCAGAGGACGGAGAAGAAGAGGGCCAGACCCTCCGGTGGGATCTGCCGAGTCGCCCCACAGACCCCGTCAGCGGGGGAGGGTCATTGTCCGGCCACCCAAGAGACAGGTGCAGAGCTGGTCAGCTCGTCAGAGGCAGGCAAGCACCCGGGCCCTCCCCCACCGGGCCTGCCGGGGTCTCAGTGCTTTCTCTGTGTCCCCCAGGTGTCTTCCTGCCCCCGTCCCCGGCAGCAGCACACGAGCCCGTCCTGGAAGAAGTGGGCGTTGTGGCTCTGGCACCCCTGGCCGACATGCTAAACAGCCCGCAGCCCGGCCCCACGGCAGGCCCCATCGTGAGCCCCCTGACGGGCCCCCTCAGCACCTTGCTGCCCAGTCCAGGGCCCATGTCACAGAGCGGCCTGTTCTCCAGCATCCTGACCGGCCCCCCGACTCCGAGCAGCCCCCTGGCCAGGCCCCTGGCAGTGGCCCCAGGAGGCACACTGGGCAGCTCCATGGGCACGGTCTCCTCCGGCCCTCTGACTCCGAGCAGCACCCTGGCCGGCCTCATGGCAGTGTCCCCAAGAGGCACACTGGGCAGCTCCATGGGCCTGCCCTCCACCGGCCCCCCGACTCCGAGCAGCACCCTGGCCGGCCTCATGGCAGTGGCCCCAGGAGGCACACTGGGCAGCTCCATGGGCCTGCCCTCCACCGGCCCCCCGACCCCGAGCAGCCCCCTGATGGCACCGACGACAGGCACAGTGGCCATCTCTCTGAGCAGCCCCCTGGCCAGGCCCCTGGCAGTGGCCCCAGGAGGCACACTGGGCAGCTCCATGGGCACGGCCTCCACCGGCCCCCCGACCCCGAGCAGCCCCCTGATGGCACCGACGACAGGCACAGTGGCCATCTCTCCGAGCAGCCCTCTGCTCACCTCCACAGCTGCCCCTCTAGGTGTTTCTCAGAACCTTGTGGCCAACCCCGTGAGCAATCTGGTGCTGCCGGGGGCCCAGAGGGTGTGGCTGACAGAGCCGTTCCGAGGATGCCCATCTGGACCCCATCCCTCCGCTGGAGCAGGGCCTGCTGGCACCACCAAAGGTACCCggtgcagggggagggacaggagggcacccccagcccccgccaGGCCGGTCCTGGGTCCTGACTTGCTCtgaccctccttctctcctctctgccccacaaCGTCACTAGTCCCAATGTCCGCTGAGCACCCACAGCCGACCCAGGACCTGGAGCCTCTCGGCGTGACATTTGTGGGCGTGCCCTTGCACACCTCTACCCCCATGGAGACCAGGGGCGCAGCTGGCCCCGGGACGGCCTTCTCCTTCAGCACCTCGGACGCCCGGGCCCAGCCCGGTGCCCCCCAGGGACAAGCagttcctgcccctgcccctgtcgCCCCTACTGCCGCCCCCCAAGCTACCACCGACTACGCCTCCCCCGGCACCACCCACGTTGCCCAGTgcccacccccgtcccccacgCGGgcacaccacccccccacccagccctcacccaccccccactcccctcctcgAAATCCCCATTCCCCACCTCGAACCTCGTCCTCCCCGGCGTCAGTCAACGACCCCCGGGGTCCACGCGGCACAGAAACATCTCGGAAAAGCATGGTGGAATCGGAACGGAAGCTAGCCCACCGGAAGATCAGCAAGTTTCCGGACAGCCCCCGAGGTCTGTGACACAACTGCAGCAACGCCAGTTGTGCGGGGTCTCCCCCGCTGCCCCCGTGGCCCTCCCCGGCCCCGGCCTGGGCCGCGGaccactccctccaccccctgtTGTCCTCAGAGTCGAGGCAGCTGGCCTGGGAGCGGCTGGTGGGGGAGATCGCCTTCCAGCTGGACCGCAGGATCCTGTCCAGTATCTTCCCCGAGCGCGTGCGCCTGTACGGCTTCACCGTCTCCAACATCCCAGAGAAGATCATCCAGGTGCCCGGTGCCCGGTTCCCCCTCACCACCAGAGGCCCTGTCCCTGTCACCCGttagggttggggggggggtgtgggccTTGGAGGAGCCGCTGGGGGGCCCTGCGCACCAGCCTGGCCAAGCCCATCAGAGTCCGCGGGCACCCTGTGGTGGAGGCATGGCGTTCAGCCCCAGTGGCCAAAAGGTGTCCAGGGCGCCTGGCAGCAGGAGCCTGTGGGCCTAGCCACGTGGCCTCCCCAGGGGACAGTGCAGGGCAGGGTCCTGAGCACAGTCACGTCTGCACTGCCCCCCTTTGCCACTGCAGTGGCTTCCAGATGGCCAGCCTTCATTCCCAGGGGCCCTCCCCCCACTAAGAGAGCTGATGcctacccctcccacctccccaccgcTGCTGGTGCCCTCTAGGGTCACTGAGGTGGCACAGGGTAGACAGGTCCCAGAACCACCGAGCAGCTGGTGGCCTCATGACCAGGGACCTCAGGCTCGGGCTCATTCCAGTACATTCTTAGCACACCATCCACTGAGCCTGCGTCCTGTGAGGGACACGGTACACAGGGCTTCTCTGGGCACGCCTACCTTGCCACCGAGTGCGGGAAGCTTGGTGTTCAGCCCCAGTGGCCAAAAGGTGTCCAGGGCACTGGGAGCCTTGGAAGACACTGGGAGGAGAGCCGTCATGGGGTGTGGGCTGTGCCTGGCTGGATGCCCAGAGGAGGCTGTCCAGAACGATCGATCGCCTGTGCCTCCTCTCCCACCAGCGTGCCAACTCTGGCTGGGCCCCCACGCCGGGGGACGGGAGAGGCGAGCCTTTGGGGATTTCCTTGGGAAATAGGCCTCTGTTCTTGGCCACCTTCTCTCCAGCGTTTTTATCTGTAGACTATAGACCTGGTGTGTGATCGGCAGGAATAGCTCAGGGCTACCGTGGGCTCATCTGAGTCCCGGTTTGAGCTCGCCTTTTCCTTTGGTCAGTGTGTCCTTTGGTtcggtttttaattttaatgtggtcAGAATGATCTACCTTTCCCTTTGTTTGTACTTTTCATGACTCCCTTAAAGCTAGAGCGGTAGAGGGCTGGGACCAGCCCTGAATCCATCccgctacccccccccccccccccgccagccccatGTGTGTGGGCTCTCCAGCCGCCGCTCTGACTGTCCCCAGCCCATGCTGTCCTCCTTTGTGCATTGACAGAGCCAGGCACCTCTCTTCTTCCAGATTGTTTCAGCTCCTCTGGGCCTCTCGCTCAGTGTGAATTTTAGGAGCACCCGTCAAGTTCCAGGAAAAACCTCATTCAAGTATTTGGTTTTGCATCACTTCCCAGATTGAACAGGGGGACGTTTCACGTCTTTACGGTGTCGGTTGTTCTGATACCCCTGCCATTTCTGCTGCCCATGTCAGTGGGGCCCACCGTGGTCACGTTTGGTCTGAGGGTCCTTGATGCACAGCCAGGACCCCCGCCGCCAAGGCTGGGTCTCAAGTGCAGACTGGCCATGGCTAGTTAGAAACTGGCAAACAACACAGGCGTAAGTGCAATATTTACGTCTCTACAATGTTGCAGCTGATATCCAGTTGGCGAAGACGACATTGGATTACAATGTCTGGTTTAAAGTGTGGTAGAGCTTTCCCGCTGTTTGAAACCCACCTTTAGACGGAAGGTGATAAAGACATATCACCGCTGACACGGGACTCTGCCATGAGTCCGCTGTGCGAGCCCTCTGGTCCCCGGCCCCTCTCCACTTGGCGAGGAGAGTAGTTCTCTGGCTGGCGAGCCAGTAGTTCTGCCCAGGACTCCAGTCACAGCACCAGCCGGTAACTCCTAGAAGAGAGGCGGGAAGATGAGGGCGGGATGTACCGAAGGCACTTTTCTCCGGCGTCTGAGGAAGTCAAGGAGCTCGGTGCCCCCTGGGCCAgtgcttgtgggggaggggctgtggctGGCACCAAACACTCATTCCGTCCCCAGTCCCAGAGCCATTGGCCCCATTCACCTTCCATCAGCAATGACCAGTGCTGCCAGGGTCCTACACTTGTGCCCAAGCTCCCGAGAAGCGCCCTGCCGAGCCCACCCGCACAGACGTTGTCTTCGGGTCTGACACCCCCCCAGCTGGCCCGCCGCAGGGTGACCATGTCTGGTTCCACCCGAGGAGCACGAACGCTCTCAAGGCCATCCATCCTGCCTGCTGGCCTGGCCCGTTTGTTGATTCCTATCAGGATCCAATTCCACTTTGCCTGGACTTTTATGTCCTTTCCTGAAAACATCCTGTTTTTCTGCGCATTGAACCCCAGTGTTGGTCGTTGTTAGAATCCCTAAATTCTATCCAGACCCACCACCCCTGGTCAAACCTGGTGTCCGAACCTGGCTCGTTTGCTTCGCGAATGCTGGATAGTTTGACGACTGACAAGTTTCAATAGAGCTCCGTTGCCGAATGAGGACTTGTTGACTGTTTTCAATGAATCTGGCCATCTTTTTTATAAGTTCACAGTCAGCTGTGCCGTCTTTTAAACTCAACTAAAAGTTGTTCCGGTGCCCAGACCTGTCACCTCTTCTCCCCAGCTGCAAACATCTTCTGctccaggtgggggtggggtgctctgAGTACCTCCCTTTCAGCTTGCAATCACAGCAGACCTGAGCCCAGCACCCATGTGAGGGTCACGGAGGCACCTCATGGCTGTGTCCAGCTGGGTCCTGGGCCCCCTAGTGCCCTCTGGAGCCCCACGCACTGGCCTGCTGACAACAGTTGCGGTGTTTGCACAATGGTTTGTTTCCAGCTACCATGCCAAACTCTTGTTCTGGTTCTAATAGCCTGTATATCATCTTGGCTTTTCTATGTAGACGGTCGTATTGTACAGTGTTTACAAGAAGCAGATAATACAGCAACCTCCTCCTGTTTCTGGCTTGACTGCAAACACACACGTCAAGTCTGCCCATTAAGTACAATGTGTGTCCAGGCTTTTTGCCAAATCTTCTTCAGTCACAGTTCTTGGTTGCAGATAACAGAATCAACACTAGCTGATGTAAACAGAAAGAGGTTTATTGTACATGTTTAGGTGAGGACACAAGACTGGGCACAGAAGTTGGTATGGCTGCCCCTGAAGAACCAGGGTCATAGCCACTGCACTCTCGGGGACCCCTGCTCCTCCTGGGCACCACTGTCTCCCGGCATCCGCATCCGCCTGCAAGTTCCACTCATGGGCCCTGCTGGGCAGAAGCCCAGGTCGCAGAGGTCCCTAAGCCACAGGCGAGTCTGGAAAAGGCTTTCAGCTTCCGAAAAGCACTAGAAACACTAGGACGGAAGCCTGATGAGGCAGCTTCAGCACCTGCCACATCAGGTTaagtttttcctcttcctcattcattgacacctttgggggggggggttcttaaTCATGAATACttttatgaatgtattttctGCCTTTCATTGAAAAGATCACACGagttttccctccctcccttttacCATTTCGGAAGGACACATGAGAAGGTATTCCGATCATAAACCGCACTGTAtcctggtgtttttgtttttgagagagggggagaaagagggcgCGCGATCAGGTGTGGGAggggcagcgggggtgggggtggggggacacagaatccaaaacaggatccaggctctgagctaacgtggggcttgaactcatgagccgtgagatcatgatctgagccgaagtcccacgcttaaccagctgagccccccaggcgccccaccctcgTGTTTTTAACGCCTCCAGATGCCGTTTGCGGTTATTTACGACTTCTGCAGCTTCGTTACTTATCTCGCGAACACGCCGAGCTGCCGTGACAGAAACAAGGGGCGTCAGGAAGCCGCGTGTCCCTGTCCCCGTGGGGCCGCGGCCGCTGCCCACCCCCTGGCGCGCGTCTGGGCCCCGGGTCCGGGACTCCGCCCAGGGGGCGGAGCTGACGGTCCCAGTCTCACCCCATTGGCCCGGTCTCGGTGACGTCAGGCCTTGCTGCCGTCGCGGACGCGGGGTCGCAGGCGGGAGTTTCCCTCCGCAGGGGAAGGCGGGGCTTCGGTGCGCTCGCGGGGTTTTCTTGCTGATCCTCTGTTGATCCTTAGGATTCTGTTTCCTTGGTTcagctgtttctttccttctgcttccttttggTTTGCTTTATTCCTCCTTCTTGGGCTGAGCActtaagtcattttattttacacagcCTGTGTTTGGGAATACGTGTGGGGCAAGGCAGTTCGCTCTATATTTAACCAGTGGTGCAGCAGGTGGACCCGCCCGGCCCGGTGGCCTCCCACCCACGGGCGGGGGCTTCTCAGGTGTAAGGATTTCAcaaactgctttggattttctctctaaCCCAAGAGTCAGGATGCACGCTCCAGTCTCCGCCCTCTGAGGGACGTGCGGCCGCCTCTTGAGCGTTGCTTTCTAACGGGAACAAGGGCTGAACCTTCGCCGCCGGTTCCCTTAGCACTGAACACGTGGTCGGCGTCCTTTCCAGAATGGAAAGACTGGGTGGTGAACACATGTGCTCAGTTTCTTGCAGGTGCGTGCGTATTTGGTAgcacctgttctctcctccacATCTGGTCCAGCACCAGATCCTCTGCTGAGTCTCCCTCTAAAGATGTTTCCCATGTATACGCCTGCGTCTACATTCACCTAGGCCCTGGACTAAACTGCTGGCACCTTACTATCCTTCCCTTTCATCTCTTCACTCCTATTATGGAGCATTCAGTGCATACCAAGTTTATATCAGACGGTCTCTGCGCTCCAGGAGCTCGCCCACTCGTGGGGAGGCCttcaataaataagaaaagcCATAAATATGTATGCTACAGGTCCAGGGGGTGACACATGCTACGGGGGGCAGGAGAGTTGAGGCTGGGAGCTAGGCACTGAGATGGCTTTGCTGCCTCCTCCCCGCCTGTATATACCCTGGCCTCATCCTGGCCAACTATGTCACCCCTCCTCCATTCCTTTGAAACACAATTCTGCTCAACGTGAGAGCCCACTGATGTGTCCCCTGGAGCCGGGACCGCTCCGGGACCGTGCAAGGGGGTGCACACCGGTACAGATGCTGTGCTCAGCACCCCCTAGAGACATTTCCTTTACTCTTCAAAGCAGCTGTCAGGTGGTTTGCTTTCCTCCGTGTCAGAGCAGAGGAGGCTCAGACCCAGTGTGGGGACAGAAGCGGTCCCTGAACCCAGCCCTCCCTGTGGGCCCCTCTCCttgctctgtgctctgcctcctGGTACCTTCCAAGCCATGCATGCTGTTCCTTGTCCTGGAAGtttctttcctcctgagatcCTCGTCCCTCAGACCTCAGCCCagcaccctctcccctccagagTCCTCTCCCCGCGGCAACACTCACAGTAGCGTCCCTCTCCTTGGTGCTGTCATCACCATAAACTCAGAGGGCTTTGCTCACACTTGAATCCCATCACCTGGTATGGTGCCCTGCACAGGGGAGGGCTGCGAATTATCTGCAGGACAGAgccctccccctcttgcttcGGTGCCCGCTGCTCCCTCGCTTCTGTGGAGTGCTTGTCCTGCTTGTCCCCCCTCACTTGCCTCACCTGTGCTCCACTCTCAAGAGGTCACCTCCTCGGGGCAGCCGCAGCCTTGCGTCTCAGTGTAAGTGTGCCCACAGTGCTCTTCCCCATCCAGTACCCCGGCAGGGTGGGCGCAGAGTGCCCGACTTCTGCTCCTGTCTGTAGCTCCACGCGCCGCgtctggcacacagcaggagCTCAGCCACAGCCCAGGAGAGAGCATATAATGGGTTCTGATGTCCTCGGGGGCTGAGGCTTAAAGCTACCCACTCACTGTGCTCTGAGCCGTCCAGCGGCCCCACTTGTCACCCACAGATGGGGTGGCTGAACTCCTGCAGCCTGCCTGACGGCACAGGAGCAGGTGAAAGGAGGGAGAAGGCTCAGGGGCCGGGAGGAGCCTAGAGGCAGGGAGATGAGCTTACTCTAGTGACCGTGCAGCGGGGGTGCTGAGCACAGGGCTCCAGGTACGTCTGCCAGCGTTCAGGCGTCACTTTGGCTGAGCCGAGCCAGGAGTCCAGTGCTCTATTCACAAGACCACCTGGGGAGGAAAGGACAGGGGACATTCTCGGAGAAAGTGACGCCTCAGCAGCTCGTTCTAGCAGGTTAGGAACCAGCAGGTGGGCATCCAGGAACGGTTGGAAGGGGATGAGCAGGGCCAGAGTGGGGACCTTGCAGGTCAGGCCTGGCCCCAAGAGGTGGGACGTGTAGGAGGGCCTCAGGCAAGAGACCCCATCTACTTCAGACCTGACATTCTGTGGGCCTGGGGGCAGCTGCATGTGTGACAGAGATGTAATGTGCAGGACTCGGTGAAAATGAACATACAGGGCTCTCTGttcaaaacctataaagaactccaAGATGGCTACGGCGGGACATTAAGCTGAGTGTGGCCCTTCTGAGCCGGCGCCCTGAGTGAATGTCCAGGTCACGCGCCCGAGAGGCAAcggcaggagtggggaggaggggccgctCTCCTGGCGAGATGCCGCGGGATGCAGTCACTGCCCGGTTGGAAGGCACAGGCAGTAAAGAAGCGGGTGGAGACCCACCGGGTTGCTGCCAGTCCCCAGACCTCTCTCCCAGGGCCTCCAGGACACCTCCCTCCAGCACATTGCCACAGCCGCACCTGCCCCTCTCTTGCCTTTGTGGCGGTGGGAGCAGGAGGGGCCCTGACGGCCGCTCTCCCCTCAGGCCTCCCTGAACCCCAGCGACCACAAGCTGGATGAAGAGCTGTGCCAG
This genomic window contains:
- the SPATC1 gene encoding speriolin isoform X3; this translates as MRSSLPHTVNSRAVTAPLPPPDHWLPTCSAPRPSAGCWGATARPRHRKVSPTAPAAKCTEPGPTGPALPLANPGALLPPGQGPGPWAVSRCRAPTRAAPIPLPRGMSLLANYEGLRHQIERLVRENEELKKLVRLIRENHELKSAIKTQAGGLGISGFSTGFGQMAATPQHQGNCVFLPPSPAAAHEPVLEEVGVVALAPLADMLNSPQPGPTAGPIVSPLTGPLSTLLPSPGPMSQSGLFSSILTGPPTPSSPLARPLAVAPGGTLGSSMGTVSSGPLTPSSTLAGLMAVSPRGTLGSSMGLPSTGPPTPSSTLAGLMAVAPGGTLGSSMGLPSTGPPTPSSPLMAPTTGTVAISLSSPLARPLAVAPGGTLGSSMGTASTGPPTPSSPLMAPTTGTVAISPSSPLLTSTAAPLGVSQNLVANPVSNLVLPGAQRVWLTEPFRGCPSGPHPSAGAGPAGTTKVPMSAEHPQPTQDLEPLGVTFVGVPLHTSTPMETRGAAGPGTAFSFSTSDARAQPGAPQGQAVPAPAPVAPTAAPQATTDYASPGTTHVAQCPPPSPTRAHHPPTQPSPTPHSPPRNPHSPPRTSSSPASVNDPRGPRGTETSRKSMVESERKLAHRKISKFPDSPRESRQLAWERLVGEIAFQLDRRILSSIFPERVRLYGFTVSNIPEKIIQASLNPSDHKLDEELCQTLTQRYVSIMNRLQSLGYDGRVHPALTEQLVNAYGILRERPELAASEGGSYTVDFLQRVLVETVHPSMLTDTLLLLSCLNQLAHDDGKPMFIW